The DNA sequence GGTACAACTAGGTCCTCGTCATGCAGCTGAAGCAAGCAATCCATGAGATCCTGGTTATCAGACTCCACAATTATGCGGCCGACGTTGTCGCCAGAAACATCACTAATAATAGTGGTACAAAACTCGATAGCCTTAGCGATGCTGAGAGCTTCAGCGAAAAACCTGTCCATGCATCTTATCCCACCAAGACTTCCAGCGGCCACGAAAGCTCCTTCATCTTTCCTGCAAACCCAAGCCATGCCTGCCACTCTTGATTCACGTTCCCACACAGCACTACAGTTCACTTTCAGCCACCCACGGTAAGGACATTTCCATTTCACCTTAGGAACTGGATACTGCATATATATGCcaattatttttgaaaaaattaaCAACTTAATAGCATTCACTAACATTTAACTGATTAAAGCTTCAGACACAATTATTTAGCCTTTAATTTTCCTTCTATCTAAAAATGAAATAAACCTTTCACTGTCATTTTAGAACAGGGTTATGACAATGCAATATATCTATAACTAATTAGTAATTAATCAAATTGAGTGCTGGTTCATTCATCTTGAACTTTTGCTGAAAGAACAGTTACATCACACATCTCctaaatgttttttttcttcatccTTCTTAATTTCAACTCTAGCCAAATGAGAAGAATTGGACTCGAATTTAGGACTATACGAGGCTTTTTCTAGTTTCGCTAACTTTTGCAATTATTTACATCAAAACTAGCCAAAACTTAACTTTAGAGTTGTTTGTAATTCACGGTTAGAAAACATATATTTTAGATAAAAGTGTATATTTGTTAAATTAAATGCAACGTCAAGATGAAAAATTAaatgaaggaaagaaaataatgaATGCTTCATCTATATGAAAAGATAATAAATAATGTTGGATATGAAGTTTCAAACCTCGTCTATTATCTGATCAATGTGGTTATGGGGAACTGCCAACTCCTCCAAGTGCGCCAGAGAATCACTCTGAGGCATGTAATCGCAGACTTCTGTATTTACTAAGGTCCCCCTACTCAGCTGCAGGACTTCTACTTTTGTTCGACATTTGGCATCTCGAGTCGAAGTAGGAACAGGGCTAAAATAAGAGCTCCCATAGTTAAATGCTGCCCAACTCAAAAGTTCTTGTCCAAAATAATCACCGTTCTTAAGCTTGCTGCTAttagatgaggaagaagaacccGTGGTTTCAGCATCGGTATCCATGTTAGTCTCGTCAGTCCAATCAATCACGCCATCTATAATGAAGAACATCGAATCAATCGGTTTTCCTGCTCGGGCAACAACTGCATTCTCATCGTAGGTTTCTAGATAGAGATATTGGCTGATAAGTATCAACCCGAACTCTGGCACATTTTGAAGCATGGGTACCTAGGTAGGTATACATGTTGCTTTCGTTAAGAAACAAGATTCATTAACGTATATACTAATTAAGTTACTACTTAACTAATTACCAACCACCATGCATGGTACCAAATTAGATATATTTAGACAGATCAAAGCACAATGCTGGTTGAGAAACATACTTTCTTTAGAGCATTTAGCCGGAAAAATTCCGACAGGACTAATACGATGTTTCCTCCACAAATGTTATTGACAAATCGAACATCCACATCATGATCTATGTATCTCCCGGCTATGTTCCATTCTTTTATGTCTTTCCTGATTGCTGTCTTCATATCTGCAGGGAGACCATGCTTTGACATCCACTTATTAATATCTCGATACTTCGCTTTAATCCTAGTCCGTCTTGAATCAGCAATGCTCGCAGATTTTGTAGTTTGAAACTGCATATATGTCTATCTCAGAAggaaaaagaacagaaaagagTATCAATCTCCATTTGAAAATCTTTACACATAACTGGGGGAATTGTATATGTACTTAGGAGCCTTGATAATTTAATCCTGAAACTAATACGGAAATTCATTACCAACCTGTACATTTCCAACGAGGTGCAAAAATAATACCAAGCCAACAACACAAATAAGAATTGCAAAACAATTTTCCCACCAATAGCTACTTGTTTCGAGATTTGTGCCAAAACTACtgcaaaaattgaaattaaatcaGTGATATAAACCATGAGATATCTAATGGCACAATgcagttttattttcttttaatatttATTGATGAGTAGAAACATTAATATAAAAAATAGCATATGCTTGTATATAAATGCAAACCTTAGATTTTTTAGTCCCCACCATAGAGAGTAACAGAATTTTGTCAAGAAATTTACTGATCCTGCATTACCAGACTGAAGAATATCAAGAaatattccaaaatcaaataaTGTAGTATTTGGTGAAAATATTGGGCATAGCTCATTTTGGAATGTGATATTCATTGAAGTACTGCCACCACAAACATAAGTTGCTAGGCATCCTGCACTTTTTTCACACGCCTGGTGCCAACATGAGATCTCTCTCTGAATTGCAAAAAAATACCAGTAGGCTGCAATAACCTGAAACACCACTAGATTAGTCAGTAATTCAATAAAAGTTGCATAGagatgagaaagaaagaaaaaaagacattCCATGAAATAGAAATGTATTTAAAAGTAGAACGTAAATCATACACAGACACAAGGCTCTTGCTAGGTTCTCAACCTCAGAATTATACCCTAATCCTTAATTAGtaagttagtttttttttgtaaattttttaaCTAAGTGAAGCTAAAAATAGTAGTTActgaattaaaagaaacaaagataaaGAAGAATAATTACGAAGTAGAGATGCAACTTACATGACTTGCAAGGATAtacaaaaacaaattgaatCCACCTTTAACCCATGTTCCGGTCATGTTGAGTTTCTTACTTGATAGGTAGATTTGGCAAACCCTCGGGAAATATTGGAAGACAAGAAATAAGTTGATAATCGCAGTTTTGAGAAAAAATTCAGAGCTTCCAATTCGAGCAAAGACATATACTATTGCCACCTGGACAAAATCAATAGTTAGAACCAGTCGATCATCCGGCAAAATCCACTTATACAAGCATATGCAATATTAATGGGAAAATAAAAATGTGACTATATTTGTCCTAGACAGTTCACATACCTGTGGGATAGGAAGAATAGCAAGAAAGTGGATCATGACAGTACCAGATAACCATGGCATCCTCTTAGCTATGGCTTGTTTAAGGAACTTTAGTTTCCAAAGCAAGCCTGATGCTGGCTCAAAGTGAGAGTCGAAGTAGGAGACGTGCCTTTGGGGGCCGTCAGAGTATTTCCAATCAGAAATTAGACCAATAATGTGAGTTATGAAAGTGATATCTATAAGTGATCGGAGAACTAGAGTTACTATCCTCAAATTTCTGTCGGTTCCAAGGCACTTGTTTCCCTCGATGATCGGAATGTAAAGGAACAAAGGATCCAATGAGACTGCAATGCATGATACCACAAATATCCATTTCCAACTTAGAATTTCATGTATAGAGCGAATTACTCTTGAAAATATTATCTTCACCATTATAGTTGTTCCTGCTGAATATATATCCCAAATTAGAGTAACTTTTGACCATGCTTTCCTCATTGGAGTTACTGGAGTTACAGAAATCGGATTTTGCCCTAAACTACCCTGTGAAATGTAATCCGGTGTTGTAACGCTgattagaaaaagaaagagaaaggaaacTGTAAATTAGTACAGATCGTGCTTGATTAATATATACTGTATACGTACTCCTCAAATATATAGAAAGAAACTAACCTGAAGTCTGGGACCTCCTCGATATCCATAACGTTATTGGTGCTGAAAATATAGGAGAGCCACTGTAGATATCAGATCAGTAAAAAGGTTTTACCCTTCAGACTTTCAGAGAGTCCTATCACTTTTCATGAGAAATACAACAAATCAATGATAACAACGTAGATGATGACGGATTGCGCCCAAGTTTTACAAATTTTGTTTTCtatgcatatgcagatgcagatgATAGAAAGTTTGAGGGGAAGGAGAGATAGCATAGTATTTACTACAGTAACTAAAGCTTGTACTATCTTGGTAATACGTACCTAGTGTGCTATGTCAACTCAAGTGACTTAAGAATcaagagaagagaaagaggcGTACTGTATATACGTACAGTACCTCAACACTTGTTATCAGAAATTAAAGAAACTTTTGTGGACAACAAAGAAGGAAGAATAGAATGAATCACTCCAATACCGATCCACAAGCGaggactttttgttttgttttgtctttttgtctttttttttttttgggaaaatgaagaaagaaaagactTGAATTGCTCCAATATCCAGCCACATGTTTAAGGAAATTGGGATGCAGAGAATTGTGGCTGTGTTTGTTACACGGGATTGAACTGGATTGGACATTCTTATCTAGTCCAATCCCAGTTATCCCATGTTTGGCAGCAAGGGGACTCTTTTTAATGAGACTCCAGAGTCCCAAAAACCACCCCGACACCGTCTaccacaaacccaccaaaaaccATGGGATTGTGGAATCCTCTCTCACTCGATCTACTCTTCCCTTCCGTTCGTCGTTCTCTCATCATTCTCAACCTGCAATTCAACCTCAACCCATAAAAGCTGCCattaaaacccaacaaattTCAACGACCCAGATCCCATAATCGTCAACTTTAGCCAATTCAACAACCACAAATCGAAATCTACAAACAGCAAAACAACAGAATTGAACAAGAAGTGGATTCTGATATGGATTCCGATAAGGATTTCGACGATCGCGGACGATACTGGTTCGCGAAGTGGATTCGGTCCGGAGTGGGAGGTTGGTGGCGGGCTCTGGCTGGGCTGCCGTGGATGGCTTTCGCGAAGTGGATTCGGTCCGGAGTGGGAGGTTGGTGGCGGACTCTGGCTGGGCTACCGCGGATGGCTTTCCATGTGGTGCTCCTGGTCAGACATGGCTGGCTCCGGATGGAGTGGGGATGAAGGTGTACCTCAGTGTGGATGGAGTGGGGCTCTCGGGGAAGATGACGACGCTGGGATTGAGGTCGGTGATGGGCTTGAGGGGGCTGGTGCTGAAGATGGTGAGGTAGAAGACGGAGAGGGTTGGTGGAGCTTTGCAGGTTGGTGGTTTTGCAGGTTGGTTCTATATTTAATCCCTCTGGCACCAAACATGGGTCAAGGCACTCTATAGCATAGCATGGCTTGAAGAGTGGAAGACTCTAAAAGAAATTAAGCTG is a window from the Rosa chinensis cultivar Old Blush chromosome 2, RchiOBHm-V2, whole genome shotgun sequence genome containing:
- the LOC112187742 gene encoding cyclic nucleotide-gated ion channel 1 isoform X1 yields the protein MDIEEVPDFSVTTPDYISQGSLGQNPISVTPVTPMRKAWSKVTLIWDIYSAGTTIMVKIIFSRVIRSIHEILSWKWIFVVSCIAVSLDPLFLYIPIIEGNKCLGTDRNLRIVTLVLRSLIDITFITHIIGLISDWKYSDGPQRHVSYFDSHFEPASGLLWKLKFLKQAIAKRMPWLSGTVMIHFLAILPIPQVAIVYVFARIGSSEFFLKTAIINLFLVFQYFPRVCQIYLSSKKLNMTGTWVKGGFNLFLYILASHVIAAYWYFFAIQREISCWHQACEKSAGCLATYVCGGSTSMNITFQNELCPIFSPNTTLFDFGIFLDILQSGNAGSVNFLTKFCYSLWWGLKNLSSFGTNLETSSYWWENCFAILICVVGLVLFLHLVGNVQTYMQFQTTKSASIADSRRTRIKAKYRDINKWMSKHGLPADMKTAIRKDIKEWNIAGRYIDHDVDVRFVNNICGGNIVLVLSEFFRLNALKKVPMLQNVPEFGLILISQYLYLETYDENAVVARAGKPIDSMFFIIDGVIDWTDETNMDTDAETTGSSSSSNSSKLKNGDYFGQELLSWAAFNYGSSYFSPVPTSTRDAKCRTKVEVLQLSRGTLVNTEVCDYMPQSDSLAHLEELAVPHNHIDQIIDEYPVPKVKWKCPYRGWLKVNCSAVWERESRVAGMAWVCRKDEGAFVAAGSLGGIRCMDRFFAEALSIAKAIEFCTTIISDVSGDNVGRIIVESDNQDLMDCLLQLHDEDLVVPKTYLNNSSLEPNNRIGENLRPILGDIFIRLAPGFKAITYVHCDSQCNAAAHCVASHAMDDATDSSSWYGPDPAPRWLIPALTKDSPHLYT
- the LOC112187742 gene encoding cyclic nucleotide-gated ion channel 1 isoform X2: MVKSYSNLGYIFSRNNYNVSLDPLFLYIPIIEGNKCLGTDRNLRIVTLVLRSLIDITFITHIIGLISDWKYSDGPQRHVSYFDSHFEPASGLLWKLKFLKQAIAKRMPWLSGTVMIHFLAILPIPQVAIVYVFARIGSSEFFLKTAIINLFLVFQYFPRVCQIYLSSKKLNMTGTWVKGGFNLFLYILASHVIAAYWYFFAIQREISCWHQACEKSAGCLATYVCGGSTSMNITFQNELCPIFSPNTTLFDFGIFLDILQSGNAGSVNFLTKFCYSLWWGLKNLSSFGTNLETSSYWWENCFAILICVVGLVLFLHLVGNVQTYMQFQTTKSASIADSRRTRIKAKYRDINKWMSKHGLPADMKTAIRKDIKEWNIAGRYIDHDVDVRFVNNICGGNIVLVLSEFFRLNALKKVPMLQNVPEFGLILISQYLYLETYDENAVVARAGKPIDSMFFIIDGVIDWTDETNMDTDAETTGSSSSSNSSKLKNGDYFGQELLSWAAFNYGSSYFSPVPTSTRDAKCRTKVEVLQLSRGTLVNTEVCDYMPQSDSLAHLEELAVPHNHIDQIIDEYPVPKVKWKCPYRGWLKVNCSAVWERESRVAGMAWVCRKDEGAFVAAGSLGGIRCMDRFFAEALSIAKAIEFCTTIISDVSGDNVGRIIVESDNQDLMDCLLQLHDEDLVVPKTYLNNSSLEPNNRIGENLRPILGDIFIRLAPGFKAITYVHCDSQCNAAAHCVASHAMDDATDSSSWYGPDPAPRWLIPALTKDSPHLYT